The following coding sequences are from one Methanohalophilus halophilus window:
- a CDS encoding CPBP family intramembrane glutamic endopeptidase, which yields MTELHPFKNVALPDLSDVQFNRNSAVIMVPILLIMLAEMLLFVEMDYLSICIHVGLIVGLPLASIFFDNRQVTMAFQALLLLPLLRLVNISMPIFFETTLYVFVFIYAPLIIPVYLVAKEQDFTLKAFGFLKANRMWLLYVTLAILVAVAIAQGEYAIIASDYLVPDLSFISILKISLVMVLFVGFVEELIFRYILQTRLVETFGIWPGLIITSLLFGVMHSGYGAPLEVLMTAFAGLILGYMFLRTHSISFVSFTHGFVNVFLFAIIPHLGPGLGLF from the coding sequence ATGACTGAACTTCATCCATTCAAAAATGTGGCTTTACCGGATCTGTCAGATGTACAGTTTAACCGGAATTCAGCTGTAATTATGGTGCCAATACTGCTCATTATGCTGGCAGAAATGTTACTTTTTGTCGAAATGGATTATCTTTCCATCTGTATCCACGTGGGTTTAATTGTAGGTCTTCCTCTGGCATCCATCTTTTTTGATAACAGGCAGGTTACAATGGCCTTTCAGGCCTTGCTATTATTGCCCCTGCTGAGATTGGTAAATATCTCCATGCCTATCTTTTTCGAAACAACCCTGTACGTATTCGTATTCATCTACGCCCCTCTTATTATTCCTGTCTACCTGGTTGCCAAGGAACAGGATTTTACTCTGAAAGCTTTCGGTTTTCTCAAAGCAAACAGGATGTGGCTTCTCTATGTTACTCTGGCAATCCTGGTTGCAGTTGCAATTGCCCAGGGTGAATATGCAATTATTGCAAGTGATTATTTGGTACCGGACCTCTCATTTATCAGCATCCTCAAGATCTCTCTGGTAATGGTGCTTTTTGTAGGATTTGTCGAAGAATTGATCTTCAGGTACATCCTGCAGACCAGACTTGTAGAAACTTTTGGTATCTGGCCGGGATTAATAATAACCAGTTTGTTGTTTGGTGTAATGCACTCGGGCTATGGTGCCCCTTTAGAAGTACTTATGACAGCATTTGCAGGACTGATTCTGGGTTATATGTTCCTCAGGACGCACAGTATCTCTTTTGTATCATTTACACACGGTTTTGTAAATGTATTCCTGTTTGCCATAATCCCGCACCTGGG
- a CDS encoding DUF1616 domain-containing protein, with amino-acid sequence MADIRKIPVDIQVVVGLVLLTAVFILIPQLSDSAIRTVLGLPMVLFLPGYALIAALFPKKDDLDGIERVALSFGLSIAVVPLIGLGLNYTPWGIRLLPILISLSIFTIGMCIIAVVRRSNLPEEDAFYVPFRQSYESLQDEFHSESQSRLDKALTIILVISILASVVTLIYVVVTPKQGEQFTEFYILGPGGMADDYPVNYTLGDSGKVIIGVVNHEYEDVNYTIDIQLENQSLQTIQQVNLEHNQTWEQPVTVTPPFNGTDMRLQFLLYKDGNYTESYRDLHLWINVSEDIND; translated from the coding sequence TTGGCGGATATAAGAAAAATCCCTGTTGACATACAAGTTGTCGTAGGCCTGGTACTCCTGACGGCAGTATTTATTCTCATTCCCCAACTCAGTGATTCGGCCATTCGTACTGTTTTGGGCCTGCCCATGGTATTGTTCCTGCCGGGTTATGCGCTGATTGCCGCCCTATTTCCCAAGAAAGATGATCTGGATGGCATTGAACGTGTGGCTTTGAGTTTTGGTCTGAGTATTGCAGTGGTGCCTCTGATAGGTCTGGGATTGAACTACACACCGTGGGGTATCCGTCTGTTGCCTATACTGATCTCACTATCCATCTTCACAATCGGTATGTGTATCATAGCCGTGGTGCGCCGCTCCAATCTTCCTGAAGAAGATGCATTTTACGTACCCTTCAGGCAATCCTACGAATCCCTGCAGGACGAATTTCACTCCGAATCCCAGTCCAGGTTGGACAAGGCACTAACAATAATTCTGGTAATTTCGATCTTGGCCTCGGTAGTAACCCTGATCTATGTGGTAGTAACTCCGAAACAGGGGGAACAGTTCACCGAATTCTATATCCTGGGTCCAGGAGGCATGGCGGATGATTACCCTGTCAATTATACTCTTGGAGACAGTGGAAAGGTAATTATCGGTGTGGTGAATCATGAATATGAGGATGTCAATTATACTATTGACATACAATTAGAAAATCAATCCCTGCAAACCATACAACAGGTAAACCTTGAGCATAACCAGACCTGGGAGCAACCTGTCACGGTTACTCCGCCGTTTAACGGCACGGACATGAGACTACAGTTTTTGCTCTATAAAGATGGTAATTATACAGAATCCTACAGGGATCTGCATCTCTGGATCAATGTATCGGAGGATATAAATGACTGA